The sequence below is a genomic window from Hypanus sabinus isolate sHypSab1 unplaced genomic scaffold, sHypSab1.hap1 scaffold_956, whole genome shotgun sequence.
AAGATAAATGGAAGAGAAAGAGGACATTTTCGGGAGCCGGGAGAGAGTGGCAGAAATGGCAGGTGTGgatcagaggggagagggagagttgtGGTGAAGAATAGAAGTACCAGTAGAGGAGTAGACTTGGCTAAGGAGGGGAAAAGAAGttggaaagaagtgaaaggaTGGATGTTTGAGAGCGGGGTAGATTgaatggggagaggaggggtgaagtCACTTGATTGAAGTCGACCCGACAGGCTGTTGACAGGGATGTTGGATCTCTTCAGGAATAGCCGGGTATAAATATGTCGACTCCTCGCAGATTAATCTGTATATACCTTTACAACTGTAACGCCGTGAGTGCAGGTTGCACTCTCTGCAGGTGTACCATTTATAGTACATCTTGTACAGAAGAAAGGAGGGCACATTCCTGTCAAAGAGAGTTAGACAATTCCAATAGAGGCAAAACAGATCCAGCAAACAGGAGACCGTCGCCAAACAGATCTTAGTAATCTCcgctctccccacagctcctAGTCAGCCTCTAAACTAAACTCATGATACCGCGATCTCCCCACAACCACTGGTCAGTCTCTAAACGAATATCATGACACCGCGGGTCAGTTCCCAAATCAATCCCGACAAGCCTGCATCAGTCAACAAGCTACTCCCACTGCCACACTCTCCCCCCATGGCCctctgtcagtctccaaacttaCCCCACTCCCAATCAATCCCGACAAGCCTGCATCAGTCAACAAGCTACTCCCActgacacactctaccccatggcCCTCTGTCAGTTTCCAAACTTACCCCACTCCCAAACACTTTCCCTCCGGCGTCGTCTCACTCCCACACCACAGAAATATCACTCTCCCAACCTCACCCGTCtccgcattttccaatccagtaaatAACGAATCGGTGGGCGACAGAGGTGGAAACAACATCCTGTGAAAATAAATCCCTTCGATTAATGTGCATGCAGCGCGCTgggaaatgtttcactgctaatgtaacggtttctctgtagcagcagtgtgttTGTGTTACGACGATAGAAAATGGGGGCATTAGAATGTGCGCCATCCCATGATGGGAGGGGTTTTCTTTCCTGTGAGCCCGAGAGCGAGGGACTCGCGTGTATTTGTtcggcagaagatggagagagaatgccAGAACGGGGTAATCGTAGACTGCAGGCCGGACCggacttggaatggggtcggGAGTCGACCTAACccgggggaaatcgatggagaacgGACGGACGGGAAAACAGTGAGCTCCCAGgagcgcattagactgtttcgttaaaatgggccctttttctctttttcctgtaCTGACCCTATAGTCAAATGAAGAATGAAAAAGCTCAATCGCTTAGTTGCAAATGGTATACCGCTCGTCGTATCGTGGGAttgatttgtaaccgggcaacaaATCAACATAAACGAGATTTCTCACGTTGGCCGGGCCGGAGGGTTACATTGAGCCTGTCTCCATGTATCACCACGGGGAACGTGAAAAGATTGGACACAGATGAAATCACCTAGTGTTTGATCACAGGAATGTGTgctgggaaggtggggagggagaatcactctttgactgaccccgggagtgtgtgatgggacggtgtggagggagattcactctgtatctgaccccgggagtgtgtgatgggatggtgtggagggagattcactctgggtctgagcCCGTTAGtgtatgttgggacggtgtggaaggagattccctcagtgtctgacccagggagtgtaagatgggacggtatggagggtgattcactctctgtctgaccccgggagggtgtgacgggatggtgtgtTAGGAGATTCACTCAGGGTCTGagaccggtagtgtgtgatggaacggtgtggagggagattcactctgtgtctgaccccgggagtttgtgatgggacggtgtggaggaacattcactcagtatctgacccagggagagtgtgatgggacggtatggagggagattcactcagtgtctgaccccgggagtgtgtgatgggacggtgtggagggagattcactctgtgtctaaccccgggagtgtgtgttgggacggtgtggagggagtttcactctgtgtctgacccacggtgtgtgtgatgggacgttgtggagggagattcactctatgtctgacccaaggagtgtgtgatgggacggtgtggagggagattctctctgtgtctgaccccgggagtgtgtgatgggaagatgTCGAGGGATCTTCTCTCTGTGCTTCACGCCCGTATTCCATCCTCCATCCGTCTCGTACTCGGGACCTCAGTGACACATGTCTAATATTCTAGCCGATTTTAACTGTCTGCGGGGTATAGAAGGGGGACGGTTAGCCAGGAAGGGGGTTAATTTGTGACGAGATCCTGGGCACCCAGACTCTGCCAGTCtgacctccctcagcctggagctgagacgctactgtgtcagtgtgaggagctccgacccACTGTTGCAGTGCACAGGGTGCGGGGGGCAGCAGAAACCTCAAACAAACTCAAGTCAGACACCAAGTCAGgaagttacagcggtttattgatttcatcatgatAAATGCAAATTAAACAGTATGCGAGCTGCTGACttgcgggaataaataagctgtTGTAGCTATGTACTACGTACAGAGTTAGAGACAACGACACGCTGTCGATAAATCTGTtccagactagtttattcaaacttcgcagcgctggAATTTCATCCCGAGTGCCCGcactctccgggcggaaatgccGTCAGAAGAGCTCAGgagcgctggctatttgtgagcaggtgcacctgcgcagaaagtgggtcgccacactgttCCCGACTCGCTCACAGACACTCggaattaactgaccggcgacaccGGGTGAACGGTAGATTAATCAGTCCCGTCtatcaccgtcactctgcatcggggaaccgatgattataaaatcacacttcagggccgtgtccgggGTCGCTGCGGATCCAAAGCCATTGCTGAGGTATTTgtcaatttaacatcattatatcagCCAGACAGCCGAATGCCCCGTCCTCAGCAGAgggggcaaaaggattctctcccgggacaccagtgtcccagactgagccccggcCCCCCGGGCTCCTCCCGTCCGGGTAATTCCCCGGGGTGGCACGCGGGAGAGTCTCGGACCCGCACATCCGGCGGAAGCACGTCACTGCGGGAGCGCTTCCGATTTCACCGAGCTCGAGACCGGAGCCAGTTCCGTTAAGACAGTTGGGAATCAGCCCCGGCTCGCGGCCATTAAAGttaagggcgggagttaaaggagaggggtggggagagttaAAGTGGAGAGGCAGGGGgcagttaaaggggagggcgagTTAAAGGGCAGGGGGGAATCGGCTCcatcccgcgggcggggatgttcacacattcagatgttcacaggatCACTGTCAGTCCGAGTCTGACTCCCCGCAGAGGCTCcagttcctgcagagatctcagttccttcctcccggtctcactgaaccgattgaccccattcagatgttcacacggCCACTTCcagtccgggtctgactcccCGCAGAGGCTCCAGTTCCTTttccccggtctcactgaaccgattccccaccagcctgaaacagattggagaataaagatgaaatgaacagatcacacaacagtgtcagtaacaggggaccggggttaatgtttcaacaacactcacagacaaatatcaccagaaaacccgcggatccgctgatattttatcacttTGAACATCAACACAAACACTTACCAGATCAGCTTCAGACTCTGGAgtgtcagtatgaggcggcggagagcggggacagatcggtctgtcagagagtttTCTCTCAGGTCCAGCCACGTCAGTGATGGTTTTGTACTGAGAACGGAGATGAGATCCTCGgccccagaatctgtgagaccgactctccacagcctggagatgagagagagtgagggtgaaggacacagagagacaggagacggtacaaatccccagtttTTATCAGTAACactattactgatcacattaatgttcagttccagacacccagtgactgtaagcaCAGGTCTGGTACTTacaacagtttctgtattttacactccgggttcctcagagccgcagacaccagtttcactcctgaatctctcAGTTTATTATTACTCAGGTCCAGCTCTGTCAGTGacgggtttgtactgagagcggaggtgAGATCCTCTgccccagaatctgtgagaccgacattcctcatcctggagatgagagagagtgagggtgaaggacacagagagacaggagacggtacaaatcctcagtgtttatcagtaacactattactgatcacattaatgttcagtgtcagacacccagtgactgtaaacacaatctcccacagtctggtacttaccacagtttctctattttacactccgggttcctcagagccgcagagaCCAGTTTCACTcttgaatctcccagttcatcaAGACTTAGgtacagctccgtcagtgatcgATTTGTACTGAGACTGGAAACGAAATCCTCGgccccagaatctgtgagaccgacattgttCGGCCTGGAAATGAGAGAGAGttagggtgaaggacacagagagacaggagacggtacagatccccagtgtttatcagtaacacaattactgatcacattaatgttcagtgtcagacacccagtgactgtagacacaatctcc
It includes:
- the LOC132390571 gene encoding ribonuclease inhibitor-like, which translates into the protein MGYSGVKLVFLALGNPVCKTQKLWPNNVGLTDSGAEDFVSSLSTNRSLTELYLSLDELGDSRVKLVSAALRNPECKIEKLWMRNVGLTDSGAEDLTSALSTNPSLTELDLSNNKLRDSGVKLVSAALRNPECKIQKLLLWRVGLTDSGAEDLISVLSTKPSLTWLDLRENSLTDRSVPALRRLILTLQSLKLIWLVGNRFSETGEKELEPLRGVRPGLEVAV